The DNA region CCGCGAGCGCGCCGTTGAAGCCGTGCAGTCCGTCGTGTGTATCGGCGGGATCGTAGCCGCGCAATACGGCGCCCACGTTCGCCGCGATCGCGCCCGTCAGTGCGGCGCATGCGAGGCGCACATCGCTGACTAGCCACCCCGCCAGCACGCACGCACCCGTCGCTGCGTTCCGTTGCAGGACGATCTGGCTGAAGCTGCGCAGCAACGTGCGCAATGGATCGAAGGGTGCTTCATGGTGCGCGGCGGACATGGGTAATACCGTTTCAACTGACGTGACGAAGACGTGACGACGCCGCGCGAGGCGGAACTCACGCGGCGCTTTCGATTCGAAGCAGACGAACCGCGAGCATAGGGCAGGCGAGACGCGAACGGCATGCGCACGCGTTGATAGCGGCTATTTGAGCGAGCCGGTCGCGCGACTCATCGGTCCGCGTGGCGCGTTACGATCACATCCATGGTCGCATCATTCCCGGCGATCCCACAGGAGACAGATTCATGCGTGAAGTGCGATGGACCCCGGAAGAGGGCGAAGGCGTCGAGCATCTCGCATTCGACGCGCGCGCCGACGGCTTTTACGCCGAAAGCGTGCTGGTCGGCGAGCGCGATGGCCGCGCATACGGCCTGACGTATCGCGTGAAATGCGATCCGCAATGGCGCACGCTGCATGCGTGGCTGAAGGTGACGGGCGGCCCCGAACTCGAATTGCACGGCGACGGCGAAGGCAACTGGCGCGATGGGCATGGGCTCGTATTGCCGTCGCTGGCGGGCTGCATCGATATCGACATCGCCGCCACGCCGTTCACGAACACGCTGCCGATCCGCCGCTTGAAACTGGCCAAGGGCGCGCGCGAGCCGATTGGCGTCGTGTTCATTTCGACGCCCGATTTACAGGTCTCGCGCGTCGAGCAGGCCTACACGTGCATCGAGCCGGACAGCGAGTACCGCTACGAAGGCATCGACACCGGCTTCGCGGCGGAGCTGAAAGTGGACGGGGACGGACTGGTCATCGACTATCCGACGATGTTCACGCGCACCTTGCCGCCAGTCTGACGCGACGCTTCACGCCCGCCGTCGAACGCGTCGATGCATTCCGGCCTGGTGCGCGCTTTAGTCGCTGGCCGCTTCTGCGTCGGCGGGCAGTGCGTCGCTGCCTTGTCCGAGCGCACGCTGCATCACCGTCGAGTCGAGCCAGCGACCATGCTTGAAGCCGACGGCCTTCAACGTGCCGACCAGTTCGAATCCTGCATTACGGTGCAGCGACATCGAGCCGCCGCGTCCGCCGTCGGCGATGACGGCGATCATCTGGCGCCACGGGCCCTGCTCGCATCGATCGATGAGTTCCGCGAGCAGCGCGCGTCCGACGCCGCGGCCACGGCACGCATCGTCGATATAGATCGAGTCTTCGATCGTAAAGCGATACGCGATTCGCGGACGATAGAGCGTCGCATACGCGTAGCCCGCGATCTTGCCGTCGACGATCGCCACGATATACGGCAAGCCATGCGAAAGCACGGCGGCGCGGCGCTGCCGCAAATCGTCGACGGACGGCGGCGTCTCTTCGAACGAAGCGACGCCTGTCAGCACGTGGTGCGCGTAGATGGCCTGGATGGCGTGGAAGTCGGCGTCGGTGGCGTCGCGGATGACGGGCGCGGCGGCCGGAGAGGTCTCGCTCATTGTGTCGGGTTGCGGTGTCGAGGCTGGAAACGCTCACTATGCCTGCGGCGCGCAAGGAAATGAAGCGGGTCAAAAATGGCGGCGGCCTGCGCGACGGGCGCCGATGAGGGTGAGCCGATCCAGGAGGGTGAGCCGATCCAGGAGGGTGAGCCGATCCAGGATGGTGAGCCGATCCAGGAGGGTGAGCCGATCCAGGATGGTGAGCCAATCCAGGATGGTGAGCCAATCCAGGAGCCATGGCTGCCGCTCGTCTGCGCCGATCGAGGCGCCGGTACAATTCGAACCAGCCACGCCGATGCCAGTCATAGAGTGCCTTCCCGCCTGCAGGAGCAGCCATGTCGACCGCTTCGTACGCCCACAAGCCGCTGACGCCGTTTCGCCGCGCGCTCGCGCGCTTCTCGCTTTCGGAAAACGCCAAGTACGTCAAGCTCGCGCTCGGGCTATGGATCGGCTTCTGGGTTCCGTATAGCCTCGGTTATCCCGAGGCGGCCGTCGCGCTCGCCAGTTCGACGATGCTCACGCTCGCGCTCGGCAGTTCGATCTCCGCCGCACGCGGCTACTTCTATCGACGCGTGATGTCGAACGTCGTCGCGATGCCGATCGCCACGCTCGTGATCTGGCTCACGGCGCCGCATCTGTTGCTTGGCACGCTGCTGTTGCCGCTTGTGATCTTCGCGATCGTGCGCCTGAGGCCGTCGCTGTTCCAGATGACGAGCATCACGATTCCGATGACGCTCGTGCTCTACACAGGCGAACATATTCCGCTGCTCGAACAGCGCCTGATCGGCGTCGTGCTGGGCATGCTGCTCGGCTTCATCATCCAGCAGGTAGCCTTTCCGCCCGATCACGGCTTCTGGGCGAACCGCCTCGTCAACGACGGCAACGAACAGGCGTTGCAAGCGCTCGGTCAGATCGCGTCGGGCCAGCACGATCCGGCGCAACTGAAAACGCTCATCGGCCAGTTGCGCAAGACGAGCACCGACCTGAAGGAATCGCACGATCTGCTCAAGCTCGATCTGCAGCAGGCGTGGATGTCGCCGCATCTGCAGCGCAATCGCGACCGGCTGCCGCTGTTCTGGTGTTACCACGAACTGTTCGACTCACTCGTCAACTTCCTGGAGACGGTCGATACGTTTCACGAGCAGTTCGCCGCGCTCGATCCCCGCTGGCGCGAAGCGTTCCTCGCCGGGCTCGCCAGGCTGCTCGAAGCGCACGGGAAGCTCGCGCTGGTGGCCGATCTGCGAGTCGAGCGCGCGGCGCTCGAAAAGAAGCCCTTGCAG from Paraburkholderia caribensis includes:
- a CDS encoding GNAT family N-acetyltransferase — translated: MSETSPAAAPVIRDATDADFHAIQAIYAHHVLTGVASFEETPPSVDDLRQRRAAVLSHGLPYIVAIVDGKIAGYAYATLYRPRIAYRFTIEDSIYIDDACRGRGVGRALLAELIDRCEQGPWRQMIAVIADGGRGGSMSLHRNAGFELVGTLKAVGFKHGRWLDSTVMQRALGQGSDALPADAEAASD
- a CDS encoding aromatic acid exporter family protein; amino-acid sequence: MSTASYAHKPLTPFRRALARFSLSENAKYVKLALGLWIGFWVPYSLGYPEAAVALASSTMLTLALGSSISAARGYFYRRVMSNVVAMPIATLVIWLTAPHLLLGTLLLPLVIFAIVRLRPSLFQMTSITIPMTLVLYTGEHIPLLEQRLIGVVLGMLLGFIIQQVAFPPDHGFWANRLVNDGNEQALQALGQIASGQHDPAQLKTLIGQLRKTSTDLKESHDLLKLDLQQAWMSPHLQRNRDRLPLFWCYHELFDSLVNFLETVDTFHEQFAALDPRWREAFLAGLARLLEAHGKLALVADLRVERAALEKKPLQMDALREIVDTLPAPGVFTSVYLGHLAGYGILLCRLSDMHTQHLAAAQPSKAM
- a CDS encoding putative glycolipid-binding domain-containing protein — translated: MREVRWTPEEGEGVEHLAFDARADGFYAESVLVGERDGRAYGLTYRVKCDPQWRTLHAWLKVTGGPELELHGDGEGNWRDGHGLVLPSLAGCIDIDIAATPFTNTLPIRRLKLAKGAREPIGVVFISTPDLQVSRVEQAYTCIEPDSEYRYEGIDTGFAAELKVDGDGLVIDYPTMFTRTLPPV